In one Streptomyces sp. NBC_00597 genomic region, the following are encoded:
- a CDS encoding SPFH domain-containing protein: MAIGVVAGIVLVAFLALVGLFKLMWRVAEPNEALVISGSTHRTEGIGEGMGFRIVTGRGTLVVPGVQAVRKLSLDLNETQLNVDCVTHQGIPLRVKGVVIFKIGDDLVSIANAARRFLDQQKMMPERVHIVFAGHLRSIVGGLTVEDMIRDREKLTGQTRAACGTEMEKLGLIVDSLQIHEIEDPTGYIKNLAMPHAAAVQRDARIAQAEANRLATEAEQTAFARMAEATRDSEILQAGYQAERDKAAATARQAGPLSEAAARQEVVVQETRVAELEAHRREQQLQADVRKPADAAAYETRTRAEAERDARISAAQAKAKETELAAAAEATRVTTAATADAAATEARGLAAAKATRATGEAEAAATQAKGLAVAASAKAKGLAEADAIKARAAALAENQEAVVAQQLAENWPAIVEAGAGAFGNVEHMVLLNGAEGMSEMFAKALTMGGTGLGLARQLLASMSQPAAPGTAPGAAPVNGSTASSSHQIPIAEA; the protein is encoded by the coding sequence ATGGCTATCGGCGTCGTGGCGGGAATCGTTCTCGTCGCATTCTTGGCCTTGGTCGGCCTGTTCAAGCTCATGTGGCGGGTGGCCGAACCGAACGAGGCACTCGTCATCTCCGGCTCCACGCACCGCACCGAGGGCATCGGCGAGGGCATGGGCTTCCGGATCGTCACCGGGCGCGGAACCCTCGTGGTTCCCGGTGTGCAGGCGGTGCGCAAGCTGTCGCTGGACCTCAACGAGACCCAGCTGAACGTGGACTGCGTGACCCACCAGGGCATCCCGCTGCGGGTGAAGGGCGTCGTGATCTTCAAGATCGGCGACGACCTCGTGTCCATCGCGAACGCGGCACGCCGCTTCCTGGACCAGCAGAAGATGATGCCCGAGCGGGTGCACATCGTCTTCGCCGGCCATCTGCGCTCCATCGTGGGCGGATTGACGGTCGAGGACATGATCCGCGACCGCGAGAAGCTGACCGGGCAGACCCGGGCGGCCTGTGGCACGGAGATGGAGAAGCTCGGCCTGATCGTCGACTCGCTCCAGATCCACGAGATCGAGGACCCGACCGGCTACATCAAGAACCTGGCCATGCCGCACGCGGCCGCCGTCCAGCGGGACGCGCGCATCGCGCAGGCCGAGGCGAACCGTTTGGCCACCGAGGCCGAGCAGACCGCGTTCGCGCGGATGGCGGAGGCCACCCGCGACAGCGAGATCCTCCAGGCCGGCTACCAGGCGGAACGCGACAAGGCCGCCGCGACCGCCCGCCAGGCCGGCCCGCTGTCGGAGGCGGCGGCCCGCCAGGAGGTCGTCGTCCAGGAGACCCGGGTCGCCGAACTGGAGGCGCACCGGCGAGAGCAGCAGCTCCAGGCGGACGTCCGCAAGCCCGCGGACGCGGCGGCGTACGAGACCCGCACCCGCGCCGAGGCCGAACGCGACGCCCGCATCTCGGCGGCACAGGCCAAGGCCAAGGAGACGGAGCTGGCGGCCGCGGCCGAGGCCACCCGCGTGACCACGGCGGCGACCGCCGACGCGGCGGCCACTGAAGCCCGCGGTCTCGCGGCCGCGAAGGCCACCCGGGCGACCGGTGAGGCCGAGGCCGCAGCCACCCAGGCCAAGGGCCTCGCGGTCGCGGCGTCGGCGAAGGCCAAGGGTCTCGCCGAGGCCGACGCGATCAAGGCGCGGGCCGCCGCGCTCGCCGAGAACCAGGAGGCGGTCGTCGCCCAGCAGCTCGCCGAGAACTGGCCGGCGATCGTGGAGGCGGGCGCCGGGGCCTTCGGGAACGTGGAACACATGGTGCTGCTCAACGGCGCCGAGGGCATGTCGGAGATGTTCGCGAAGGCGCTGACCATGGGCGGTACCGGGCTCGGCCTGGCCCGCCAGCTGCTCGCGTCGATGTCCCAGCCGGCCGCCCCGGGGACCGCCCCCGGCGCCGCCCCGGTGAACGGCAGCACGGCGTCCTCCTCCCACCAGATCCCGATCGCGGAGGCGTAG
- a CDS encoding DUF3027 domain-containing protein has translation MSAATTRSRTPDRLCAEAVDLARAAAEEAAAPGVVGEHVSAVAEGDRVVTHFFECKDPGYRGWRWAVTVTRASRAKNVTLDETVLLPGDDALLAPEWVPWSERLRPGDMGPGDLLPTDAEDLRLEPGWSGEDVPPPNSVVSTEMAELVEAEDADVTDRAVVPVRGSIASVAEELGMRRARVLSRYGLHSAADRWDESFGAKTPMAQAAPASCVSCGFLVAIGGSLGQAFGICANEFGPADGHLVSLSYGCGGHSEAAVMPKPLRPAPPVLDSMASDEFPLRPSPDTGSVPSTDLPAADLGHS, from the coding sequence GTGAGTGCTGCGACGACGCGAAGCCGTACCCCCGACCGCCTGTGCGCCGAGGCGGTAGACCTCGCCCGCGCGGCGGCCGAGGAAGCCGCCGCTCCCGGAGTGGTGGGCGAGCACGTCTCCGCCGTCGCGGAGGGCGACCGGGTCGTCACGCACTTCTTCGAGTGCAAGGACCCCGGCTACCGGGGCTGGCGCTGGGCCGTCACCGTGACCCGCGCCTCCCGCGCCAAGAACGTCACCCTCGACGAAACGGTGCTGCTTCCCGGCGATGACGCCCTCCTGGCCCCCGAGTGGGTCCCGTGGAGCGAGCGGCTGCGCCCCGGCGACATGGGCCCCGGCGACCTGCTGCCCACCGACGCCGAGGACCTGCGGCTGGAGCCGGGCTGGTCGGGCGAGGACGTACCGCCGCCGAACTCGGTCGTCTCCACCGAGATGGCCGAACTCGTCGAGGCCGAGGACGCCGACGTCACCGACCGCGCCGTGGTACCCGTACGGGGCTCCATCGCCTCCGTCGCCGAGGAACTCGGGATGCGCCGTGCCCGCGTCCTGTCCCGCTACGGACTGCACAGCGCCGCCGACCGCTGGGACGAGTCCTTCGGCGCCAAGACCCCGATGGCGCAGGCGGCGCCCGCCTCCTGCGTCTCCTGCGGGTTCCTCGTCGCGATCGGCGGCTCGCTGGGCCAGGCCTTCGGCATCTGCGCGAACGAGTTCGGCCCGGCCGACGGACACCTCGTCTCCCTCTCGTACGGCTGTGGCGGCCACTCCGAGGCCGCGGTCATGCCGAAGCCGCTGCGCCCGGCTCCGCCGGTGCTCGACTCGATGGCCTCCGACGAGTTCCCGCTGCGCCCGTCCCCCGACACGGGCTCGGTCCCCTCGACGGACCTCCCGGCCGCGGACCTCGGCCACTCGTAG
- a CDS encoding MFS transporter, with amino-acid sequence MAGVAPVRSSRDGSGPARRAGRAVGRALQRPFTGTARGIRRATHAHGAGESGLGRLIELHAINGAGDVMITVALASTVFFSVPTDEARGRVALYLAITMAPFTVLAPVIGPALDRLPHGRRAAMACAMLARALLAVMMSGAVATGGLELYPAALGVLVASKAYGVVRSAVVPRLLPPKFSLVKANSRVTLAGLLATAAAAPVAAGLHTVGPPWPLYGACAIFVWGTFAAFSLPHKVDEAKGERRARLSTHDPHSKKPGLRTVSPSVMCGLLANASMRALSGFLIFFLAFLLREHPLAGQSAAVSLGIVGVSAGVGNACGTAVGSWLRARAPETIIAAVLAVTLGVAVLAAVFFSGLFMAVLGATAGFCQALAKLSLDAMIQRDVPEAVRTSAFARSETLLQMAWVLGGAIGIVLPLNGVLGMAVAAAIVAAGTTMAFRGLLTSPRHHSGSPRPRVA; translated from the coding sequence ATGGCGGGTGTGGCACCCGTACGGTCGTCCCGCGACGGCTCGGGACCGGCCAGGCGGGCCGGCCGGGCCGTCGGGCGTGCCCTACAGCGTCCCTTCACGGGTACGGCCCGCGGGATCCGGCGGGCCACGCACGCGCACGGGGCCGGCGAATCGGGTCTCGGCAGGCTGATCGAGCTGCACGCCATCAACGGCGCCGGCGATGTGATGATCACGGTGGCGCTGGCGTCGACGGTGTTCTTCTCGGTACCCACGGACGAGGCACGCGGCCGCGTCGCCCTCTACCTGGCGATCACCATGGCCCCCTTCACGGTGCTGGCCCCGGTGATCGGCCCGGCACTGGACCGGCTGCCGCACGGGCGGCGGGCCGCGATGGCCTGCGCGATGCTCGCACGGGCGCTGCTCGCCGTGATGATGTCCGGCGCGGTGGCCACGGGCGGCCTGGAGCTCTACCCGGCGGCGCTGGGCGTGCTGGTCGCGTCCAAGGCGTACGGGGTCGTCCGCAGCGCGGTGGTGCCGCGGCTGCTCCCGCCGAAGTTCTCACTCGTCAAGGCGAACTCGCGGGTCACGCTGGCGGGCCTGCTGGCCACCGCGGCGGCGGCGCCCGTCGCGGCGGGCCTGCACACCGTCGGGCCGCCGTGGCCGCTGTACGGCGCCTGCGCCATCTTCGTCTGGGGCACGTTCGCGGCGTTCTCCCTCCCGCACAAGGTGGACGAGGCCAAGGGCGAGCGGCGGGCCCGGCTGTCCACGCACGATCCGCACTCGAAGAAGCCGGGGCTGCGCACGGTGAGTCCGTCGGTGATGTGCGGCCTGCTGGCGAACGCTTCGATGCGCGCCCTGTCCGGGTTCCTGATCTTCTTCCTGGCGTTCCTGCTGCGGGAGCACCCGCTCGCCGGGCAGAGCGCGGCCGTGTCGCTGGGCATCGTGGGCGTCTCGGCGGGCGTCGGGAACGCGTGCGGGACCGCGGTGGGCTCGTGGCTGCGGGCACGGGCGCCGGAGACCATCATCGCGGCGGTGCTGGCGGTGACCCTGGGGGTCGCGGTCCTGGCGGCGGTGTTCTTCAGCGGGCTGTTCATGGCGGTGCTGGGGGCGACGGCGGGGTTCTGCCAGGCGCTGGCGAAGCTGTCGCTGGACGCGATGATCCAGCGGGACGTGCCGGAGGCGGTGCGGACGTCCGCGTTCGCCCGTTCGGAGACGCTGCTCCAGATGGCGTGGGTGCTGGGCGGCGCGATCGGCATCGTGCTGCCGCTGAACGGGGTACTGGGCATGGCCGTCGCCGCGGCCATCGTCGCGGCGGGCACGACGATGGCCTTCCGCGGCCTGCTGACCTCCCCCCGCCACCACTCCGGCTCCCCCCGCCCCCGGGTGGCCTAG
- a CDS encoding DUF2771 domain-containing protein encodes MTAPLFSGRGRRSVAALGAVSAGLLLLSACDKPTPLATVTVGTSSVSTEAACSDDKELSMDKVQECLTDLKDAKTIEYGRGDTLRLGVEPEVVEDGKRWQAVLDGQPITEPSSNTYRSFPGADLFATGGQGEAPSSKKLNIVQVGENGKPLAVWAYNVKLK; translated from the coding sequence ATGACCGCACCGCTTTTCTCGGGTAGGGGCCGCCGCAGCGTCGCGGCCCTCGGAGCCGTGTCCGCCGGCCTCCTCCTTCTCTCCGCCTGCGACAAGCCGACGCCGCTGGCGACCGTGACGGTCGGCACGTCGTCGGTGTCCACCGAGGCAGCCTGCTCCGACGACAAGGAGCTCTCCATGGACAAGGTCCAGGAGTGCCTCACCGATCTGAAGGACGCCAAGACCATCGAATACGGCCGCGGGGACACCCTGCGCCTCGGTGTCGAGCCGGAAGTCGTCGAGGACGGCAAGCGGTGGCAGGCGGTCCTGGACGGCCAGCCGATCACCGAGCCCTCCTCCAACACCTACCGCAGCTTCCCCGGCGCCGACCTGTTCGCCACCGGCGGCCAGGGCGAGGCCCCGTCCTCCAAGAAGCTGAACATCGTCCAGGTCGGCGAGAACGGCAAGCCCCTCGCCGTCTGGGCCTACAACGTCAAGCTCAAGTAG